A part of Desulfobacterales bacterium genomic DNA contains:
- a CDS encoding NAD(P)-binding protein, with translation MNHNAVLVIGGGIAGMQASIDLANMGIQVYLVEKTPSIGGRMAQLDKTFPTNDCAMCILAPKMIECANHENIKLLTYSELDSLTGRTGKYKARIIRKARFIDEDKCVGCGDCLDGCPITVSDNFNAGLGQRKAIHKYFPQAVPSTFTITRRGTAPCKAACPAHISVQGYIALAAQGRYDEALKLIKEQNPLPAICGRVCHHPCESVCTRGQLDEPVAIDSIKRFVADRELDAEKRYIPEIKNTKNEKVAVIGSGPAGLSCAYYLAREGYGVTVFEKLPIPGGMLSVGIPDYRLPRDVIAAEIQIIRDMGVDIRTGVDVGRDITIQQLRKEGYCAIFLGIGAQECKLIGIEGEDLEGVFSGVDFLRDFNLGRSISLSGKRIAVIGGGNVAMDTVRTALRLGAKKPFIIYRRSIEEMPANAEEIEECREEGIQLLTLTSPTRIIGEAGKVIAIECLKMKLAEPDASGRRRPVARQGTEFIIKVDGVIPAIGQESDWSCLGPECACTLSDWGTMKVDPITLQTDDPDIFAGGDAVTGPKTVIEAIEAGKQAAVSIDRFIRSVDLRENRDVQWPAALNIPTEGYDRIPRNRMPLQKPAKRRKNFSEVQLGFTEAQTLAEAKRCISCGICSECYRCAQACKAEAVNFRQTDRPVDLDVGAVILATGLDLYDVSALAEYGWGQIANVITAMQFERMICASGPTQGHLKRPSDAKEPKKLAFIQCVASRDVRHQKYCSSVCCMHATKEAVLAREHYPQLSSTIFYMDMRAVGKGFQEYIQRAKSQYGVEYIRARPGRVTENSTNHNPVIHFEDTVNRKLDAREFDMVILAQALIPSVGNAGLAQKLGIEIDDYGFIVSPQQLKNPFGTSREGIFGCGFCQSPMDVPDSVVRASAAAAKAAEVLAMGGVSFQSPDNIIPAHKTRASGKGGD, from the coding sequence GTGAATCACAACGCAGTTCTTGTTATCGGCGGCGGAATTGCAGGGATGCAGGCCTCCATCGACCTGGCCAACATGGGGATTCAGGTGTATTTGGTGGAGAAGACCCCCAGCATCGGCGGTCGCATGGCCCAGTTGGACAAGACCTTTCCCACCAATGACTGCGCCATGTGTATTCTGGCGCCCAAGATGATCGAATGCGCCAATCATGAGAATATCAAACTGCTGACCTACTCGGAACTCGACAGCCTGACCGGCAGGACCGGAAAATACAAGGCCCGTATTATTCGCAAAGCCCGTTTCATTGATGAAGACAAGTGCGTGGGTTGCGGCGACTGTTTAGACGGGTGCCCGATAACGGTCAGCGACAATTTTAACGCAGGGCTGGGCCAACGCAAGGCCATCCACAAATACTTTCCCCAGGCCGTACCGTCTACCTTTACCATCACCCGCCGGGGAACAGCGCCCTGCAAGGCCGCCTGCCCGGCGCATATCAGTGTTCAGGGGTATATCGCACTGGCGGCCCAGGGCAGGTACGATGAAGCGTTGAAGTTGATCAAGGAACAAAATCCGCTCCCGGCTATTTGCGGCAGGGTGTGCCACCACCCCTGTGAATCGGTCTGCACGCGGGGACAGCTGGATGAGCCGGTGGCCATCGATTCCATCAAGCGCTTCGTCGCGGACAGGGAACTTGATGCTGAAAAAAGATACATTCCTGAAATAAAAAACACGAAAAATGAAAAGGTTGCCGTCATCGGTTCGGGCCCGGCCGGGCTTTCCTGCGCCTATTATCTGGCCCGGGAGGGATATGGGGTAACCGTTTTTGAAAAGCTGCCCATTCCCGGCGGAATGCTGTCGGTGGGCATACCGGACTATCGCCTCCCCAGAGATGTTATTGCTGCCGAGATTCAGATTATCCGGGACATGGGCGTCGACATCCGGACCGGGGTGGATGTCGGCAGGGACATCACCATCCAGCAGCTTCGCAAAGAAGGCTATTGCGCCATCTTCCTGGGAATCGGCGCCCAGGAATGCAAGCTCATCGGGATTGAAGGCGAAGACCTGGAGGGGGTGTTCTCCGGCGTTGATTTTTTAAGGGATTTCAATCTGGGCAGATCGATTTCCCTATCCGGCAAACGCATTGCGGTCATCGGCGGCGGGAACGTCGCCATGGATACGGTGAGGACAGCCCTGCGCCTGGGCGCTAAAAAGCCCTTTATCATCTACCGCCGCAGCATCGAAGAGATGCCGGCCAATGCAGAAGAGATCGAGGAATGCAGGGAAGAGGGGATTCAGCTCCTGACGCTGACGAGTCCGACGCGCATCATCGGAGAGGCCGGCAAGGTCATTGCCATCGAGTGCTTGAAAATGAAACTGGCTGAACCGGATGCCAGCGGGCGCAGACGCCCGGTTGCCCGGCAGGGAACGGAATTTATCATTAAAGTGGACGGGGTTATCCCCGCCATCGGCCAGGAATCCGACTGGTCCTGTCTGGGGCCGGAATGCGCCTGCACCCTTTCGGACTGGGGCACGATGAAAGTGGACCCGATCACCTTGCAGACCGATGATCCGGATATTTTTGCAGGCGGCGATGCTGTCACTGGACCGAAAACGGTCATCGAAGCCATTGAAGCCGGCAAACAGGCGGCTGTTTCCATCGATCGGTTTATCCGCAGTGTCGACCTTCGCGAAAATCGCGATGTCCAATGGCCTGCGGCACTGAACATTCCCACCGAGGGATACGATCGCATTCCCCGCAACCGCATGCCGCTGCAGAAGCCGGCCAAGCGGCGCAAAAACTTTTCCGAAGTTCAACTGGGTTTCACGGAAGCCCAAACCCTGGCGGAGGCCAAGCGGTGCATTTCCTGCGGGATTTGTTCGGAATGTTACCGGTGCGCACAGGCCTGCAAGGCGGAAGCCGTCAATTTCAGACAAACGGACAGACCGGTCGATCTGGATGTGGGCGCTGTGATTCTGGCCACCGGGCTTGACCTTTACGATGTCTCTGCTCTGGCCGAATATGGCTGGGGCCAAATAGCCAATGTTATTACGGCCATGCAGTTTGAACGAATGATCTGCGCGTCCGGACCGACCCAGGGGCACCTGAAACGTCCGTCGGACGCAAAGGAGCCGAAAAAACTGGCCTTTATCCAGTGTGTGGCGTCTCGCGATGTCCGCCATCAAAAATATTGCTCGTCTGTCTGCTGCATGCATGCAACCAAGGAGGCTGTTCTGGCCCGGGAACATTACCCGCAGCTGTCTTCAACCATCTTTTATATGGATATGCGGGCGGTGGGAAAGGGGTTTCAGGAGTATATCCAAAGAGCCAAAAGTCAGTACGGAGTGGAATACATCCGTGCCCGACCGGGCCGGGTGACTGAAAACAGCACCAACCACAACCCGGTCATCCATTTCGAGGATACCGTCAACCGGAAACTGGATGCCCGTGAGTTTGACATGGTCATTCTGGCCCAGGCGCTCATACCGAGTGTCGGCAACGCCGGGCTTGCCCAAAAACTGGGCATTGAAATCGACGATTACGGTTTCATCGTCAGCCCGCAGCAATTAAAGAACCCCTTTGGCACCTCCCGTGAAGGGATTTTCGGCTGCGGTTTCTGTCAGTCTCCCATGGACGTGCCCGATTCGGTTGTCCGGGCATCGGCTGCAGCCGCCAAGGCGGCGGAAGTACTGGCAATGGGCGGTGTATCGTTTCAGTCGCCTGATAATATAATTCCAGCGCATAAAACCAGGGCATCAGGAAAAGGCGGGGATTAA